The nucleotide sequence GCTTTCCTGGAATTTTTTACGAGGTAATTCTAGTTACTTATTAATAAAGCAAATTGGATGCCAAAAAATGAGGGTTAATTTTAACTAATTGTAAATTAATGGTTTTTTTGTTTTTTTAATCCGTAGGAAGAGATGACATGATATCGACAATTACTATCATTGATAGTGATGATATTGATAGCCAACACAGGGAAATTATCATTCTGATATGTTTATGTGATGTAGATAACATTTTTACCTAAATAACAAACTTAACAACTTAAAGTTATTTCACATCACAATAAAATAAGACCAAACACATAATATGTAGCGCACCATAATAAGAATAAGATCATAGAATTGAATACAGCATATATATCTGAATTGATGAGGCTTCAGCCGACAATAATACAATTCACAGAGAGATTATCCACGGTGCTGCAACTCGATGCTGAAGTCGTCGATGCTGATCTTGTTCGTATTGCTGGCACTGGCCCCTACAATAAGTCTTTAGGCAAGAAGCTCAACAATAGCTCGCGGATTTTCAGATATATTATTGAGACTAAGCAGAGCAAGGTGGTGGTAAAAACGCGCACAGATCCGATATGTGAAGGCTGCCCTACCCATGATAGTTGCCGTGAAACCGCTTTTCTTGGTGTGCCAATTATACTCGATGAATGTTGCATCGGCGTGGTAAGTTTGGTGGCGTTTAATCAAGAGTCTGGCGATAGAATTAAAAATAATATTCAGCTTTTTCTCGATTATGTGGAGCATATCTCCCAGATTGTGGTTATCAAGGTTTCTGAGGCCAAGAACAATGGTTCGGGACTTGATGATATTTTTTCTAGCCTGATCAATAATATGGATCAAGGCGTACTGGTGCTCGACGATGCTAATCGCGTGCTTCATGGTAACCCCCAGGCTTTGGCCAACTTGAATGTCAGTCACAGTGAGCTGGCCAGTATTGAAGTTAAGATCCAACCCTTATTACTGCATAACAATAAATTAAAAGGTCCAGAACAACATATAGTCACCTTAGGAGAACGTCAGGAACTCGTGGTCGGCCAGTTTCATGTTATTGCTAATAAACAGCTGTTTTTAATGTCCTTCTATCAACCCAATACCGCTATCAAGAATGATGATGTACCAGCGAGTCCATTTTCTAATATCATCGGCGAATCGAAGAAGATGATGCAATTGAAAACCTTAATAGCGCGGGTAGCCAAAAGTCCATCGAGTATTTTGATCAGTGGCGAGAGCGGTACAGGTAAAGAGGTGTTTGCCCAAGCAATCCATAAATACAGCGATCGCAGTGAGCAAAGTTTTGTCGCCATTAACTGCGCTGCTATTCCAGAGCAATTGCTTGAAAGTGAGCTATTTGGTTATGTAAAAGGTGCCTTTACTGGCGCCCTTACTAAAGGCAAAGTGGGCTTAATTCAGGCGG is from Shewanella sp. MTB7 and encodes:
- a CDS encoding sigma 54-interacting transcriptional regulator — protein: MNTAYISELMRLQPTIIQFTERLSTVLQLDAEVVDADLVRIAGTGPYNKSLGKKLNNSSRIFRYIIETKQSKVVVKTRTDPICEGCPTHDSCRETAFLGVPIILDECCIGVVSLVAFNQESGDRIKNNIQLFLDYVEHISQIVVIKVSEAKNNGSGLDDIFSSLINNMDQGVLVLDDANRVLHGNPQALANLNVSHSELASIEVKIQPLLLHNNKLKGPEQHIVTLGERQELVVGQFHVIANKQLFLMSFYQPNTAIKNDDVPASPFSNIIGESKKMMQLKTLIARVAKSPSSILISGESGTGKEVFAQAIHKYSDRSEQSFVAINCAAIPEQLLESELFGYVKGAFTGALTKGKVGLIQAANNGTLFLDEIGDMSMTLQSKLLRVLEEREVMPLGSNASIPVNIRIISATNRNFAEMIAQNEFREDLYYRLNVIPLYLPALREREGDIELLVYYFLDRHSQIIGTSYPGITEEVIKSLNAYHWPGNIRELSNLVEYLVNIVPNGDQIDVDLLPPYFDTPQEIDVPMASINDDNVSLDEMERIKIEKCINRLGNRKLVAKELGIGIATLYRKLKKYRLSC